The following coding sequences lie in one Eubacterium ventriosum genomic window:
- a CDS encoding amino acid ABC transporter permease, translated as MNTLKRIVNVKGWKKKTKIVTIVVIIAIIVASILSAVKPSRLEMISQASPEMQKMIEKDETLTRKRVSSAYNDLIIINYSAFSTSGATELSEKFVGFAGKIYKADKGTAGIVGKMVNYTYRMLGCGENMLHGAKLTISLTTFTVILGVILGVFLALGKISKNRVINKIASAYVFFFRGTPLLIQLFVVYFTVPGLFGFAWRDFFSAADADGVYKGAFIAALIAFALNSGAYCAEIVRAAIQSIDKGQYEAAKALGMNYSQTMSLIVIPQSIRRMLPAICNEFIMVLKDASLVFAISLMDITTISNSIMNSDGSYIVFIPALIIYLIITAFFTYIFNKIEKKFSVYE; from the coding sequence ATGAACACTTTAAAAAGAATTGTAAACGTAAAAGGTTGGAAAAAGAAAACTAAGATAGTTACAATCGTTGTAATTATCGCAATAATTGTTGCAAGTATTTTATCAGCAGTTAAGCCAAGCAGGCTTGAAATGATTAGTCAGGCATCACCTGAGATGCAGAAGATGATTGAAAAAGATGAAACATTAACAAGAAAGAGAGTTTCATCTGCATATAATGACTTAATTATTATTAATTACTCAGCATTTTCAACTTCAGGTGCAACAGAATTAAGTGAAAAGTTTGTTGGTTTTGCAGGAAAGATTTATAAGGCAGACAAGGGAACAGCAGGTATTGTAGGAAAGATGGTAAACTATACATATAGAATGTTAGGCTGTGGAGAGAATATGCTTCATGGTGCAAAGCTTACTATTTCACTTACAACATTCACTGTAATTCTTGGTGTTATTTTAGGTGTTTTCCTTGCATTAGGAAAGATTTCAAAGAACAGAGTGATTAACAAGATTGCAAGTGCATATGTATTCTTCTTTAGAGGAACACCATTGTTGATTCAGTTATTTGTTGTTTATTTTACAGTGCCGGGACTTTTTGGTTTCGCATGGAGAGATTTCTTCTCTGCGGCAGATGCTGACGGTGTATATAAAGGAGCTTTCATTGCGGCACTTATTGCTTTTGCATTAAACTCCGGAGCATATTGTGCTGAAATAGTAAGAGCGGCAATTCAGTCAATTGACAAGGGACAGTACGAGGCAGCTAAGGCTTTGGGAATGAACTATAGCCAGACAATGTCATTAATTGTTATTCCACAGTCAATCAGAAGAATGCTTCCTGCTATTTGTAATGAGTTTATTATGGTATTGAAGGATGCATCATTAGTATTTGCTATTTCACTTATGGATATAACAACTATATCTAACAGTATTATGAATAGTGATGGTTCATACATTGTATTTATTCCGGCTTTAATTATTTACTTAATAATTACGGCATTCTTCACTTATATATTTAACAAGATTGAGAAGAAATTCTCAGTCTATGAATAG
- a CDS encoding amino acid ABC transporter ATP-binding protein — MDSKYILETEHISKSFGSLEVLKDINLKVKKGEVICIIGPSGAGKSTYLRSLNQLEKITSGKIFIKGDLFLHRENDKTVERIAKEKQKELLLEMGMCFQRFNLFPHKTVLENIMIAPIKVKNVDKETARKEALELLKSVGLEEKADEYPNRLSGGQQQRVAIARALAMKPEIMLFDEPTSALDPELVGDVLQVMKDLAKEGMTMLCVTHEMGFAKEVADRVIFMADGVIAEEGTPDEVFNNPQNPRTQNFLKSILEA; from the coding sequence ATGGATAGTAAGTATATTTTGGAAACAGAACATATTAGTAAAAGTTTTGGTTCTTTAGAAGTGTTAAAAGATATCAATTTGAAGGTTAAAAAGGGTGAGGTTATTTGTATTATCGGTCCTTCAGGAGCAGGTAAGTCAACATACCTTCGTTCACTTAACCAGTTAGAAAAGATTACAAGTGGAAAGATTTTCATTAAGGGAGATTTATTCCTTCATAGAGAAAACGACAAAACCGTAGAGCGTATTGCAAAAGAGAAGCAGAAAGAATTATTACTTGAAATGGGAATGTGCTTTCAGAGGTTTAATCTTTTCCCACACAAGACAGTTTTGGAAAACATTATGATTGCACCTATTAAGGTTAAGAATGTTGATAAGGAAACTGCAAGAAAAGAAGCATTGGAATTACTTAAAAGTGTAGGTCTTGAAGAAAAGGCAGATGAATATCCTAATAGATTGTCAGGTGGACAGCAGCAGCGTGTGGCTATAGCAAGAGCACTTGCAATGAAGCCTGAGATCATGTTATTCGACGAACCTACATCAGCTCTTGATCCTGAATTGGTAGGCGATGTGTTGCAGGTAATGAAAGATCTTGCAAAAGAAGGAATGACAATGTTATGTGTTACTCATGAAATGGGATTTGCCAAGGAAGTTGCTGATAGAGTAATCTTTATGGCAGATGGAGTTATTGCTGAAGAGGGAACACCTGATGAAGTATTTAATAACCCACAGAATCCAAGAACACAGAACTTCCTAAAATCAATATTGGAAGCCTAA
- a CDS encoding DMT family transporter, producing the protein MNSLKLKNSFLLLLTAFIWGIAFVVQDSGGDALGPFTFNCLRAFIGGIVLLPTIKILDHAGLTYMKPKTKKEKKTLIIGGISCGIALFIASNIQQLGLYFGASAGKAGFLTACYIIIVPILGLFFGKKCGLNIWIGVCFSLVGLYLLCIHGSFSLTFADTLLLLCALAFSIHILVIDHFSPLVDGIRLSCIQFWTSAICTSIPMFFVDMKHSIAGIMNCLHNLTSINNWILLLYAGVLSCGVAYTLQIVGQKGLHPTVASLLMSMESVFSVLAGWIILGQTMSVREIFGCIFIFVAIVLAQIPMKKKITL; encoded by the coding sequence ATGAATTCACTTAAACTAAAAAACTCTTTTCTTTTACTTCTTACAGCTTTTATTTGGGGAATTGCTTTTGTAGTTCAGGATTCAGGTGGCGATGCCCTTGGTCCTTTTACATTTAATTGTCTGAGAGCTTTTATTGGTGGTATTGTTTTGCTACCTACTATTAAAATCTTAGATCACGCCGGTCTTACTTATATGAAACCTAAGACTAAAAAAGAAAAAAAGACCTTAATTATTGGAGGAATTTCCTGTGGTATAGCTCTCTTTATTGCAAGTAATATTCAACAACTTGGACTTTATTTCGGAGCTTCAGCCGGAAAGGCCGGTTTTTTAACAGCTTGCTATATAATTATTGTTCCGATACTTGGTTTATTCTTCGGCAAAAAATGTGGTTTGAATATTTGGATTGGAGTTTGCTTTTCACTGGTTGGACTTTATTTATTGTGCATACATGGTTCATTTTCATTAACATTCGCAGATACATTGTTACTTTTGTGCGCTCTTGCGTTTTCAATACATATACTTGTTATAGACCACTTTTCACCGCTTGTTGACGGCATCCGCCTGTCATGTATTCAGTTTTGGACAAGTGCAATCTGTACATCAATTCCAATGTTCTTCGTTGATATGAAACATTCCATTGCAGGTATAATGAATTGCCTACACAATCTGACTTCAATTAATAACTGGATACTTCTTTTATACGCAGGTGTCCTGTCATGTGGTGTTGCCTATACACTTCAGATAGTTGGTCAGAAAGGCCTGCACCCTACAGTGGCTTCACTGCTTATGAGTATGGAATCTGTATTCTCCGTACTTGCCGGCTGGATAATACTGGGCCAGACAATGTCCGTAAGGGAAATATTCGGATGTATATTTATATTTGTGGCAATTGTGCTTGCACAAATACCAATGAAAAAGAAAATTACATTGTAG
- a CDS encoding CorA family divalent cation transporter encodes MFFDISAKSQVNTFSINENYAGLVLASDINRLSCSTDKNSMNDNIFSNNSGNIYNSGSVRNYVDSFKTVIGDFNFSKIIFFKDAIVCCISIPCIQEERKNFSFIYNGRSILFVDYDNFLTDIFSNIIEENINEIEESQDFIYFMLKSILKHDLENLNSISQNLSVLELNILTDSSNYNYNADQILAFRGNSLRLHHYYIILMDICRALSKEKTFMNDANKELLENLCDQILTLSNESQQIWEYTSQIRDVYQQKLSVNQNNIMKVLTIVTTIFMPLTLITGWYGMNFEYMKELHWKYGYPLLFGISVLVVGILCIIFKKKKWW; translated from the coding sequence ATGTTCTTTGATATATCTGCCAAATCCCAAGTGAATACTTTTTCCATTAATGAAAACTACGCCGGGCTTGTGCTTGCAAGTGATATTAACAGACTCTCTTGCAGTACTGACAAAAATTCTATGAATGATAATATTTTTTCTAATAATTCCGGTAATATTTACAACTCTGGCAGTGTCCGGAATTATGTTGACAGCTTCAAAACTGTTATTGGTGATTTTAATTTTTCAAAAATTATTTTTTTTAAAGATGCCATTGTATGTTGCATTTCCATTCCATGCATTCAGGAAGAACGGAAAAATTTTTCTTTTATTTATAATGGGCGCAGTATTCTTTTCGTTGATTACGATAATTTTTTGACTGATATTTTCAGTAACATTATTGAAGAAAATATTAATGAAATAGAAGAAAGCCAAGATTTTATTTATTTTATGCTAAAAAGTATTTTGAAACATGACCTTGAAAACCTTAATTCCATTAGCCAAAATCTGTCTGTACTTGAACTTAATATTCTTACCGACTCCTCTAATTATAACTATAACGCCGACCAGATTCTGGCTTTTCGTGGAAACTCACTTAGACTTCACCACTATTATATTATTCTTATGGATATATGTCGGGCACTTTCAAAAGAGAAAACTTTTATGAATGATGCCAACAAAGAGCTACTTGAAAATCTTTGCGACCAGATTCTTACTTTAAGCAATGAGTCTCAACAAATATGGGAATACACGTCCCAAATAAGAGATGTTTATCAGCAGAAACTTTCTGTTAATCAAAATAACATTATGAAGGTTCTTACAATTGTCACCACTATTTTTATGCCTTTAACGTTAATCACCGGCTGGTACGGCATGAACTTTGAATATATGAAAGAACTTCATTGGAAATATGGCTATCCTTTGCTATTTGGCATAAGTGTATTGGTTGTAGGAATATTATGTATAATTTTCAAAAAGAAAAAATGGTGGTAA